One Tolypothrix bouteillei VB521301 DNA window includes the following coding sequences:
- a CDS encoding PD-(D/E)XK nuclease family protein — protein sequence MLRGSTYAGQFCYVADDDLPIPGNTYYSVGAIQGQTKDPKSEAALQKWERQVGKQEAERIRNEAVGAGKAAHAVLHSRLTGEVFSPVSSRYEPYLRALEQVLPNFDQPLLSEQMVVNFKYRYYGVIDQLCPYKGKLTLSDLKTSSKAKTLMDWIQDKVQQLTAYYLALESLYDLEQAALLYLIGDATHDEFIFTPAQMELYKHNWLERLDLFRRRELVGFDSSRLEEPCLLVSKR from the coding sequence GTGCTGCGGGGGTCTACTTATGCAGGTCAATTCTGCTATGTCGCAGATGATGACCTTCCTATTCCTGGTAACACCTACTATAGTGTCGGCGCGATTCAAGGGCAAACCAAAGATCCTAAGTCAGAGGCAGCTCTACAGAAATGGGAGCGTCAGGTAGGTAAACAAGAAGCGGAACGCATTCGCAACGAGGCGGTCGGTGCTGGGAAGGCAGCCCATGCCGTTCTTCACTCCCGCCTAACTGGAGAGGTTTTCAGCCCTGTTAGCAGTCGCTACGAGCCTTACCTTCGCGCCCTTGAGCAAGTGCTTCCCAACTTCGACCAGCCGCTCCTCTCCGAGCAAATGGTTGTTAACTTCAAGTACCGCTACTATGGCGTAATAGACCAACTCTGCCCCTATAAAGGCAAGCTCACTCTGAGTGACCTCAAGACATCTTCTAAGGCAAAGACCTTGATGGACTGGATTCAAGATAAGGTACAGCAGTTAACGGCTTACTACCTGGCGCTGGAATCGCTGTACGACTTGGAGCAGGCAGCCCTTCTTTACCTTATTGGTGACGCTACCCACGACGAATTCATCTTTACCCCAGCACAGATGGAACTTTACAAGCATAACTGGCTCGAACGCCTTGACCTATTCCGTCGGCGGGAGTTGGTTGGCTTTGACTCCTCTCGCCTTGAGGAACCGTGTCTTTTAGTTTCTAAACGCTAA
- a CDS encoding GIY-YIG nuclease family protein — protein sequence MSIVWDDYEFEGPWSLNTWNPPDRAGIYAIMCKPYPLTQPDTYQIIYFGETENFGDRGFPRSHHASQCWIKQAGNQLNLYVGVYRMPGSTKAQRLLVESKLTQRYRPACNLAV from the coding sequence ATGAGCATAGTTTGGGACGATTACGAATTTGAAGGACCGTGGAGTCTAAATACTTGGAACCCGCCCGATCGCGCAGGTATATATGCCATCATGTGCAAGCCCTATCCTCTAACCCAGCCAGACACGTATCAAATCATTTACTTTGGTGAAACTGAGAACTTTGGCGATCGAGGTTTTCCTAGGAGCCATCATGCCTCTCAATGCTGGATTAAGCAAGCGGGCAATCAATTGAACCTTTATGTAGGCGTGTATCGTATGCCAGGATCTACCAAGGCTCAACGTCTGTTAGTAGAGAGTAAGCTGACACAGAGATACCGTCCAGCTTGCAACCTTGCTGTCTAG